One part of the Dioscorea cayenensis subsp. rotundata cultivar TDr96_F1 chromosome 2, TDr96_F1_v2_PseudoChromosome.rev07_lg8_w22 25.fasta, whole genome shotgun sequence genome encodes these proteins:
- the LOC120280817 gene encoding cold-regulated 413 plasma membrane protein 2-like — protein sequence MGFLAMKTDQIKGVAYHTLMLGSDLRILASLAAIYLLILDKTHWRTKMTTSLLVPYIFLSLPSELFYVLRGDIGKWIALIAVVLRLFFPRHFPDWLEMPGSLILLLVVAPGFFADTLRHDVVGVFICLVIGCYLLQEHIKASGCFRNSLTTRHGISNTIGIILLLVYPVWCMLTDYL from the exons ATGGGGTTCCTGGCGATGAAGACGGACCAGATCAAGGGTGTTGCCTATCACACCCTCATGCTTGGCAGCGACCTCAGAATCCTCGCCTCTCTTGCCGCCAT ATATTTGTTAATCTTGGACAAGACTCACTGGAGGACTAAAATGACGACTTCTCTTTTAGTTCCATACATATTCTTGAGCCTCCCATCAGAACTGTTTTATGTATTAAG AGGGGATATTGGGAAATGGATCGCCCTCATTGCTGTTGTCCTTCGACTTTTCTTTCCTCGCCATTTTCCAG ACTGGCTGGAGATGCCCGGGTCATtgattcttcttcttgttgttgcgCCTGGATTCTTCGCAGATACACTAAGACATGATGTTGTCggtgtatttatttgtttggtaaTTGGCTGCTACTTGCTCCAAGAGCACATCAAAGCATCAGGCTGCTTCAGGAACTCCCTTACAACAAGGCATGGCATATCAAACACCATTGGTATCATACTTCTCTTGGTTTACCCAGTCTGGTGCATGTTGACGGATTACCTCTAG
- the LOC120276939 gene encoding wall-associated receptor kinase-like 14 isoform X1: MGTGRGLVPLRLVVLMLLLLLFVSYFPLFISSNSSNQSSSSSSVVESCDQTKRTCGSNTVPYPFGFFKECKIPLKCNNNSNNNNNNNNNNTESTEIMLGDFVVSNITWESFQVDVPPSCNRSIRTATSFFGSNYAMTWNNMLFLRNCNVSGSSGCSISTALLSHSLNLNSCAPSSPSSGNDNISCFPSNDTAKGFLSPDNILKHTGCQSLFTSGEYDTTDDRFTSLVFRHVELGWWLDGDCHHCDPNADCTRLQSPVTRGNAIRCRCKEGFQGDGFIQGDACRKETRPSCNPSHYMSGKCGGTTRVGVLIGGIILGACIMAGLAFVIYIIRRRSSLCRMKKSMRRLLSEASCAVPLYSYKDIERATMGFAASGRLGNGAYGTVYAGKLNNGDLVAVKRIKHREADGMEQVMNEIKLLSSVSHPNLVQLLGCCIERGEQILVYEFMPNGTLSQQLQRERGDGLPWTVRLTIATETAQAIAYLHSSVHPPIYHRDVKSSNILLDYNYNSKVADFGLSRVGITGFSHISTAPQGTPGYLDPQYHQSFHLSDKSDVYSFGVVLVEIITGLKVVDFSRVPGEVNLAALAIDKIGRGLVEEIIDPFLEPHRDAWTLSSIHKVAELAFRCLAFHRDMRPSMMEVAEELDQIKLSGWAATDERNIFLSSSSSLCSASSSIINISSVTPKKCASASSNMSISVIDATVQQEVQVVDSPVSVHDRWFSDQSSPSANSLLANVRHS; the protein is encoded by the exons ATGGGTACAGGGAGAGGACTAGTCCCTCTCCGGTTGGTGGTGttgatgctgctgctgctgctgtttgTGAGTTACTTTCCTTTGTTCATCTCTTCAAACAGCAGTAACcaatcttcatcttcttcttctgttgtgGAGAGTTGCGACCAGACAAAAAGGACATGCGGGTCCAATACCGTGCCTTATCCCTTTGGTTTCTTCAAGGAATGCAAGATCCCATTAAAatgcaacaacaacagcaacaacaacaacaacaacaacaataacaacacgGAGAGTACTGAGATCATGCTTGGAGATTTCGTGGTGAGCAACATCACTTGGGAGAGCTTCCAGGTGGACGTGCCACCGTCCTGCAACCGTTCCATTCGCACTGCCACAAGCTTCTTCGGGAGCAACTACGCAATGACCTGGAACAACATGCTGTTCCTTCGCAACTGCAACGTCTCCGGCTCGTCAGGCTGTTCCATCTCCACGGCGCTCCTCTCTCATAGCTTGAACCTCAACAGCTGCGCTCCCAGTTCTCCCAGTTCCGGTAATGATAACATCAGCTGCTTCCCCAGCAACGACACTGCCAAGGGCTTTCTTTCTCCAGACAATATCTTGAAACACACAGGATGTCAATCTCTCTTCACCTCCGGCGAATACGACACCACGGATGACCGCTTTACTTCCCTTGTCTTCCGCCATGTCGAGCTGGGCTGGTGGCTCGACGGTGACTGCCACCACTGCGATCCTAACGCTGATTGCACGCGCCTTCAGTCTCCGGTCACCCGGGGAAACGCTATCAGGTGCAGGTGCAAGGAAGGGTTCCAAGGAGATGGCTTCATCCAAGGCGATGCCTGCCGGAAAG AAACCAGGCCGAGCTGCAACCCTTCGCACTACATGTCAGGCAAATGCGGTGGAACCACCAGAGTTGGTGTTCTCATTGGAG GGATCATCCTGGGAGCTTGCATTATGGCTGGGCTGGCGTTCGTGATCTACATAATTAGGCGGCGTTCGAGTTTGTGTAGAATGAAAAAGAGCATGAGAAGGCTGCTATCCGAGGCATCGTGCGCAGTGCCACTCTACTCCTACAAAGACATCGAGCGCGCCACCATGGGTTTCGCCGCGTCGGGGAGGCTAGGCAACGGTGCTTATGGCACCGTATATGCTGGCAAGCTGAACAACGGCGACCTCGTTGCAGTGAAGAGGATCAAACACCGGGAGGCCGATGGAATGGAGCAAGTCATGAACGAGATCAAACTCCTCTCATCCGTTAGCCACCCTAACCTCGTTCAGCTCCTGGGCTGCTGCATCGAGAGAGGCGAGCAGATACTGGTCTACGAGTTCATGCCTAACGGCACTCTTTCACAGCAACTGCAACGTGAGAGAGGGGACGGGCTCCCGTGGACGGTGCGGCTCACCATCGCCACTGAGACGGCACAAGCCATAGCCTACCTCCACTCGTCTGTGCACCCGCCTATATATCACAGGGACGTCAAATCCAGTAACATCCTCTTGGACTACAACTACAACTCTAAAGTGGCGGACTTTGGGCTCTCCCGCGTGGGTATCACCGGCTTCTCACACATCTCCACAGCTCCTCAGGGCACACCCGGCTATCTGGATCCTCAGTACCACCAGAGTTTCCACCTCTCTGACAAGAGCGATGTGTATAGCTTTGGTGTGGTGCTGGTGGAGATCATCACGGGGCTCAAGGTGGTGGACTTCAGCCGGGTGCCGGGGGAGGTGAACCTGGCGGCACTGGCAATCGATAAGATTGGAAGAGGACTGGTGGAGGAGATTATAGATCCATTCCTGGAACCTCACAGAGACGCCTGGACCTTGTCTTCGATACACAAGGTGGCAGAACTGGCTTTCAGATGCTTGGCATTCCACAGGGACATGAGACCCTCCATGATGGAGGTGGCTGAGGAGCTCGACCAGATCAAACTCAGCGGATGGGCTGCGACCGATGAACGCAACATCTTCCTGTCCTCCTCCTCTTCACTCTGCTCCGCCTCCTCttctataattaatatttcCTCTGTCACACCAAAAAAGTGTGCCAGTGCTAGTAGTAACATGTCCATTAGTGTGATTGATGCCACGGTTCAACAAGAGGTCCAGGTGGTGGACTCTCCTGTCTCCGTGCACGATCGATGGTTTAGTGATCAGAGTTCTCCTTCGGCCAACAGCCTTTTAGCCAACGTCCGTCATTCATGA
- the LOC120276939 gene encoding wall-associated receptor kinase-like 14 isoform X2: MGTGRGLVPLRLVVLMLLLLLFSCDQTKRTCGSNTVPYPFGFFKECKIPLKCNNNSNNNNNNNNNNTESTEIMLGDFVVSNITWESFQVDVPPSCNRSIRTATSFFGSNYAMTWNNMLFLRNCNVSGSSGCSISTALLSHSLNLNSCAPSSPSSGNDNISCFPSNDTAKGFLSPDNILKHTGCQSLFTSGEYDTTDDRFTSLVFRHVELGWWLDGDCHHCDPNADCTRLQSPVTRGNAIRCRCKEGFQGDGFIQGDACRKETRPSCNPSHYMSGKCGGTTRVGVLIGGIILGACIMAGLAFVIYIIRRRSSLCRMKKSMRRLLSEASCAVPLYSYKDIERATMGFAASGRLGNGAYGTVYAGKLNNGDLVAVKRIKHREADGMEQVMNEIKLLSSVSHPNLVQLLGCCIERGEQILVYEFMPNGTLSQQLQRERGDGLPWTVRLTIATETAQAIAYLHSSVHPPIYHRDVKSSNILLDYNYNSKVADFGLSRVGITGFSHISTAPQGTPGYLDPQYHQSFHLSDKSDVYSFGVVLVEIITGLKVVDFSRVPGEVNLAALAIDKIGRGLVEEIIDPFLEPHRDAWTLSSIHKVAELAFRCLAFHRDMRPSMMEVAEELDQIKLSGWAATDERNIFLSSSSSLCSASSSIINISSVTPKKCASASSNMSISVIDATVQQEVQVVDSPVSVHDRWFSDQSSPSANSLLANVRHS; the protein is encoded by the exons ATGGGTACAGGGAGAGGACTAGTCCCTCTCCGGTTGGTGGTGttgatgctgctgctgctgctgttt AGTTGCGACCAGACAAAAAGGACATGCGGGTCCAATACCGTGCCTTATCCCTTTGGTTTCTTCAAGGAATGCAAGATCCCATTAAAatgcaacaacaacagcaacaacaacaacaacaacaacaataacaacacgGAGAGTACTGAGATCATGCTTGGAGATTTCGTGGTGAGCAACATCACTTGGGAGAGCTTCCAGGTGGACGTGCCACCGTCCTGCAACCGTTCCATTCGCACTGCCACAAGCTTCTTCGGGAGCAACTACGCAATGACCTGGAACAACATGCTGTTCCTTCGCAACTGCAACGTCTCCGGCTCGTCAGGCTGTTCCATCTCCACGGCGCTCCTCTCTCATAGCTTGAACCTCAACAGCTGCGCTCCCAGTTCTCCCAGTTCCGGTAATGATAACATCAGCTGCTTCCCCAGCAACGACACTGCCAAGGGCTTTCTTTCTCCAGACAATATCTTGAAACACACAGGATGTCAATCTCTCTTCACCTCCGGCGAATACGACACCACGGATGACCGCTTTACTTCCCTTGTCTTCCGCCATGTCGAGCTGGGCTGGTGGCTCGACGGTGACTGCCACCACTGCGATCCTAACGCTGATTGCACGCGCCTTCAGTCTCCGGTCACCCGGGGAAACGCTATCAGGTGCAGGTGCAAGGAAGGGTTCCAAGGAGATGGCTTCATCCAAGGCGATGCCTGCCGGAAAG AAACCAGGCCGAGCTGCAACCCTTCGCACTACATGTCAGGCAAATGCGGTGGAACCACCAGAGTTGGTGTTCTCATTGGAG GGATCATCCTGGGAGCTTGCATTATGGCTGGGCTGGCGTTCGTGATCTACATAATTAGGCGGCGTTCGAGTTTGTGTAGAATGAAAAAGAGCATGAGAAGGCTGCTATCCGAGGCATCGTGCGCAGTGCCACTCTACTCCTACAAAGACATCGAGCGCGCCACCATGGGTTTCGCCGCGTCGGGGAGGCTAGGCAACGGTGCTTATGGCACCGTATATGCTGGCAAGCTGAACAACGGCGACCTCGTTGCAGTGAAGAGGATCAAACACCGGGAGGCCGATGGAATGGAGCAAGTCATGAACGAGATCAAACTCCTCTCATCCGTTAGCCACCCTAACCTCGTTCAGCTCCTGGGCTGCTGCATCGAGAGAGGCGAGCAGATACTGGTCTACGAGTTCATGCCTAACGGCACTCTTTCACAGCAACTGCAACGTGAGAGAGGGGACGGGCTCCCGTGGACGGTGCGGCTCACCATCGCCACTGAGACGGCACAAGCCATAGCCTACCTCCACTCGTCTGTGCACCCGCCTATATATCACAGGGACGTCAAATCCAGTAACATCCTCTTGGACTACAACTACAACTCTAAAGTGGCGGACTTTGGGCTCTCCCGCGTGGGTATCACCGGCTTCTCACACATCTCCACAGCTCCTCAGGGCACACCCGGCTATCTGGATCCTCAGTACCACCAGAGTTTCCACCTCTCTGACAAGAGCGATGTGTATAGCTTTGGTGTGGTGCTGGTGGAGATCATCACGGGGCTCAAGGTGGTGGACTTCAGCCGGGTGCCGGGGGAGGTGAACCTGGCGGCACTGGCAATCGATAAGATTGGAAGAGGACTGGTGGAGGAGATTATAGATCCATTCCTGGAACCTCACAGAGACGCCTGGACCTTGTCTTCGATACACAAGGTGGCAGAACTGGCTTTCAGATGCTTGGCATTCCACAGGGACATGAGACCCTCCATGATGGAGGTGGCTGAGGAGCTCGACCAGATCAAACTCAGCGGATGGGCTGCGACCGATGAACGCAACATCTTCCTGTCCTCCTCCTCTTCACTCTGCTCCGCCTCCTCttctataattaatatttcCTCTGTCACACCAAAAAAGTGTGCCAGTGCTAGTAGTAACATGTCCATTAGTGTGATTGATGCCACGGTTCAACAAGAGGTCCAGGTGGTGGACTCTCCTGTCTCCGTGCACGATCGATGGTTTAGTGATCAGAGTTCTCCTTCGGCCAACAGCCTTTTAGCCAACGTCCGTCATTCATGA
- the LOC120279164 gene encoding protein JINGUBANG-like, which yields MREDGGHGESAMHGEEGGGGGDSGEGGGEDMRTSTSMHMHMHTDTVVLGSHPATSEDDLFNRRSSCSGRGSHYNYSEHMHSGSQILSPQSSPCNMSPWHQFPSTYAASPWSHASSAAAAPYFYQEQGGNAGTSLIGSLVREEGHIYSLAASGELLYTGSDSKNIRVWKNQKEFSGFKSSSGLVKAIVIASDRIFTGHQDGKIRVWKVSPKNPSVHKRSGSLPTLKDYLKSSIKPSNYVEVRRRRTALWLKHYDAISCLSLSEDQGLLYSGSWDKTFKVWRISDSRCLESVVAHDDAVNSVVAGFDGLVFTGSADGTVKAWRRELQGKGTKHAHSQTLLKQDSAVTALAISAAASVVYCGSSDGLVNFWEWEGQLTYGGALRGHNQAVLCLAAAGSLMLSGSADKTICVWRREGAGVHSCISVLSGHTGPVKCLAIDNDIEEAQNAGGHDWMVYSGSLDKSVKIWRVSDQPPEPLLRGPQNVPLGPEDDFEYDS from the coding sequence ATGAGGGAGGACGGTGGGCATGGCGAGAGTGCCATGCATGGAGAAGAAGGTGGGGGTGGAGGTGATTCAGGTGAAGGTGGAGGAGAGGATATGAGGACGTCCACCAGCATGCACATGCACATGCACACAGACACAGTAGTACTGGGTTCTCATCCGGCGACTAGCGAGGACGATTTGTTCAACAGAAGAAGCAGCTGTTCCGGCAGGGGCAGCCATTACAACTACTCAGAGCACATGCATAGCGGAAGTCAAATATTAAGCCCCCAGAGCTCTCCTTGCAATATGTCCCCGTGGCACCAGTTCCCCTCCACGTACGCCGCGTCTCCCTGGTCCCATGCCTCCTCAGCCGCCGCTGCTCCTTATTTTTATCAAGAACAGGGCGGCAATGCCGGCACCAGCCTGATTGGCTCATTGGTCCGGGAGGAGGGCCACATTTATTCGCTCGCAGCCTCCGGTGAGCTACTTTACACTGGGTCCGACAGCAAGAACATCCGTGTATGGAAGAACCAGAAGGAGTTCTCCGGGTTCAAGTCCAGCAGTGGCCTAGTCAAAGCCATCGTCATCGCCAGCGACCGCATATTCACCGGCCACCAAGACGGCAAGATCAGGGTTTGGAAGGTCTCCCCCAAGAACCCCTCCGTTCACAAACGCTCCGGGAGCCTCCCCACACTCAAAGACTACCTTAAAAGCTCCATCAAGCCCTCCAACTACGTTGAGGTGCGCCGCCGCCGCACCGCCCTCTGGCTCAAGCACTACGACGCTATCTCCTGCCTTAGCCTCAGCGAGGACCAAGGCCTACTCTACTCTGGCTCATGGGACAAGACCTTCAAGGTCTGGCGCATCTCCGATTCCCGCTGCCTCGAGTCTGTCGTCGCCCACGACGATGCCGTCAACTCTGTGGTCGCCGGCTTCGACGGCCTCGTTTTCACCGGCTCCGCAGACGGCACCGTGAAAGCTTGGAGGCGGGAGCTGCAAGGTAAAGGAACGAAGCACGCGCACTCACAGACGCTGCTGAAGCAGGATTCGGCGGTGACGGCGCTGGCAATAAGCGCGGCAGCGTCGGTGGTGTACTGCGGGTCCTCCGACGGGTTGGTGAACTTCTGGGAGTGGGAGGGGCAGCTTACATACGGTGGAGCGTTAAGGGGCCACAACCAAGCGGTGTTGTGCCTGGCGGCTGCTGGGAGTCTGATGCTGAGCGGGTCGGCGGACAAGACGATTTGCGTGTGGCGTCGAGAGGGTGCGGGTGTTCACAGCTGTATCTCAGTGCTCAGCGGACACACTGGGCCTGTCAAGTGCTTGGCCATTGACAATGACATTGAGGAGGCCCAAAATGCAGGAGGACATGACTGGATGGTCTACAGCGGCAGTCTCGACAAATCGGTCAAAATCTGGCGGGTGTCGGACCAACCGCCGGAACCTCTGCTGCGCGGTCCCCAGAACGTCCCTTTGGGTCCCGAAGACGATTTCGAGTACGACTCCTAG
- the LOC120276336 gene encoding serine hydroxymethyltransferase, mitochondrial, with protein MAMATALRRLSSSVAKKPLAPPISSRVSLYFMSSLPSEAVHDKDKSRITWTKVLNEPLEVVDPEIADIIELEKARQWKGLELIPSENFTSVSVMQAVGSVMTNKYSEGYPGARYYGGNEYIDMAESLCQKRALEAFRLDPAKWGVNVQSLSGSPANFQVYTALLKPHERIMALDLPHGGHLSHGYQTDTKKISAVSIFFETMPYRLNESTGYIDYDQLEKSATLFRPKLVVAGASAYARLYDYARIRKICDRQKAVLLADMAHISGLVAAGVIPSPFEYADVVTTTTHKSLRGPRGAMIFFRKGLKEINKQGQEVLYDYEDKINAAVFPGLQGGPHNHTISGLAVALKQATTPEYKAYQEQVLCNCAKFAQSLIEKGYELVSGGTENHLVLVNLKNKGIDGSRVEKVLELVHIAANKNTVPGDVSAMVPGGIRMGTPALTSRGFVEEDFAKVAEFFDTTVKLAQKIKAETKGGSKLKDFLATIQTDANIQSEIAKIRQEVEEFAKQFPTIGFEKETMKYKD; from the exons ATGGCAATGGCGACGGCGCTCCGGAGGCTCTCTTCGTCTGTTGCGAAGAAGCCGCTTGCGCCACCAATATCATCACGGGTCTCCCTCTATTTCATG TCTTCTCTCCCGAGCGAAGCCGTCCACGACAAGGACAAGTCTCGCATCACG TGGACGAAGGTGTTGAATGAGCCGCTGGAGGTTGTGGATCCGGAGATTGCAGACATCATTGAGCTCGAGAAGGCCCGACAATGGAag GGTCTTGAGCTCATACCCTCCGAGAATTTCACTTCTGTGTCCGTGATGCAAGCGGTAGGATCAGTCATGACTAACAAATATAGTGAAGGCTACCCCGGTGCGAGATACTATGGTGGAAATGA GTACATTGACATGGCTGAATCATTGTGTCAAAAGCGTGCCTTGGAGGCATTCCGTCTGGATCCTGCAAAGTGGGGCG TGAATGTTCAGTCTCTTTCTGGTTCTCCTGCTAATTTCCAAGTATATACTGCGCTTCTTAAACCACATGAGAGAATCATGGCTCTTGATCTTCCCCATGGTGGGCATCTTTCACACGGCTATCAG ACTGATACCAAGAAGATATCTGCTGTATCTATATTCTTTGAGACAATGCCATATAGATTGAATGAAAGCACGGGATATATTGACTACGACCAG CTCGAGAAAAGTGCAACACTTTTTAGGCCAAAGCTAGTTGTTGCTGGAGCTAGTGCATATGCACGACTTTATGATTATGCTCGTATACGAAAG ATCTGTGACCGGCAGAAAGCTGTACTCTTGGCAGATATGGCCCACATTAGTGGTCTGGTTGCTGCTGGTGTCATTCCGTCACCATTTGAATATGCAGATGTGGTGACAACTACAACCCACAAATCACTCCGTGGACCTCGTGGGGCTATGATCTTTTTCAGGAAAGGGTTAAAGGAGATAAACAAGCAAGGTCAAGAG GTCCTTTATGACTATGAAGATAAGATCAACGCGGCTGTATTCCCTGGACTTCAAGGTGGTCCACACAATCATACTATATCTGGTTTAGCTGTTGCACTCAAACAG GCAACTACTCCAGAATACAAAGCATATCAAGAACAAGTTCTTTGTAATTGTGCAAAATTTGCTCAG AGCTTGATTGAGAAAGGATATGAGCTGGTTTCTGGTGGAACAGAAAATCATTTAGTCTTAGTTAATCTTAAAAACAAG GGAATAGATGGCTCCAGAGTTGAAAAGGTGTTAGAGCTGGTTCACATTGCAGCTAATAAAAACACTGTTCCTGGTGATGTGTCTGCAATGGTTCCTGGGGGCATCAGGATGG GAACCCCGGCTCTGACATCAAGGGGATTTGTTGAAGAGGATTTTGCAAAAGTTGCTGAATTTTTTGATACCACTGTTAAATTAGCCCAGAAAATCAAGGCTGAAACAAAAG GTGGGTCAAAGTTAAAGGACTTCCTAGCAACTATTCAAACTGATGCTAATATTCAATCTGAGATTGCAAAAATCCGTCAGGAGGTTGAGGAGTTTGCTAAACAGTTTCCCACCATTGGTTTTGAGAAGGAGACAATGAAGTACAAGGATTAA
- the LOC120277490 gene encoding inactive protein kinase SELMODRAFT_444075-like yields the protein MSPSSQGGGRESVVLVAVRAEGELSKTALAWALTHIVRPGDLVTLLAVLPGLHDSPGKGVWRRMLRGFPKLNAATDARRRERRCQISASCSQMALQIDGQSEINVRIKVVGSEEEISPGGAGVVAAEANRIGADWVVLDKQLKQEEKHCMEQLQCNIVAMKGSHARVLRLNLGETQRPCLNISSSSSALNLEPSEIYPYNKIIKNSLSNSSTGSSSMYVCGNNPLFSEVQTKKLMISRGSSSLNDLYASDSDGSRRASPRYANPSLEFNNRDAGHTDSCRANPNNNHHHSGSGHDGVYWIPEYISEDAPIVQRCKSSERNNKPPTTVRNLKGEFSEYDRKSLLQKLKLHRYLAKERMHVSDVREAVSLHGNTPSIPPPLCSLCRHKAPLFGKPPRQFTYQELEEATHGFSDENLLADGWSGRVHRGMLQDGRAVAVKQLKTTGRNNLRGVEEFLTEVEMLSRAQHRNVVMLVGFCIEENVRVLVYEYICNGSLDFHLYGQEKAPLDWHARVKIAMGVARGLRYLHEDCRVGFVVHRDIRPNNILLTHDLDPLFGDLSITRRQTEYSPCVGTNVPQTFGHLAPEYIEYGIETEKADVYAFGVVLLELITGCRAMDSSRPKGQQFLAQWARPLLSQAAMDGQSCTVMVNRYLDPRLNQGQVGLLSQPLRAMTCAASLCLRREPETRPSMSKVLRVLEGNALVDAHVSVDSIGSRSGRISGDHFPGDGTRIQTGGSMSLRFPNEVVSGALCADQAWPLFS from the exons ATGTCGCCCTCATCACAGGGAGGAGGCCGGGAAAGTGTGGTGTTGGTGGCAGTAAGGGCCGAGGGGGAGCTCTCCAAGACAGCTCTGGCATGGGCTCTCACGCACATTGTCCGTCCGGGAGACCTGGTTACCCTCCTCGCCGTACTCCCTGGCCTCCATGATTCACCGGGCAAGGGCG TGTGGCGAAGGATGTTGCGGGGATTTCCCAAGTTGAACGCCGCCACCGACGCAAGGCGGCGAGAGAGGAGGTGTCAAATCTCCGCGTCGTGCTCACAAATGGCGCTGCAGATCGACGGGCAAAGTGAG ATCAATGTGAGAATAAAGGTGGTGGGATCGGAGGAGGAGATAAGCCCAGGCGGAGCCGGTGTGGTGGCTGCCGAGGCCAACAGAATCGGCGCCGACTGGGTCGTGCTTGACAA GCAACTGAAACAGGAAGAGAAGCACTGCATGGAGCAGTTGCAATGCAACATTGTAGCAATGAAAGGTTCCCATGCCAGGGTGCTCCGGCTCAACTTGGGAGAAACCCAAAGACCATGTCTAAAcatctcctcttcttcatctgcTCTAAATCTTGAGCCAAGTGAAATATATCCGTACAACAAAATCATCAAGAATTCACTATCAAATTCCAGCACAGGAAGCTCCTCTATGTACGTTTGTGGGAACAATCCTCTGTTTTCAGAAGTTCAAACTAAGAAGCTGATGATTTCAAGAGGATCCAGCagtttgaatgatttatatgcATCTGATTCTGATGGTAGCAGGAGAGCAAGCCCCCGCTATGCTAATCCATCATTAGAATTCAACAACCGTGATGCAG GACACACGGACTCCTGCAGagctaatccaaacaataaTCACCATCATTCCGGATCAGGTCACGATGGAGTATATTGGATTCCAGAGTACATTTCGGAAGATGCTCCAATTGTTCAAAGATGTAAAAGTAGTGAACGCAACAACAAGCCTCCAACCACAGTCCGAAACTTGAAAGGGGAATTCTCTGAATATGATAGGAAGTCTCTGCTCCAAAAACTCAAGCTACATCGGTATTTGGCCAAGGAGCGCATGCACGTGTCGGATGTTAGGGAGGCTGTCTCTCTGCATGGAAATACCCCTTCCATTCCACCTCCACTATGTTCCTTGTGCAGGCATAAGGCTCCATTATTTGGAAAACCACCAAGACAGTTCACATACCAAGAACTAGAAGAGGCCACTCATGGATTCTCAGATGAGAACTTGTTGGCAGATGGCTGGTCAGGTAGAGTACATAGAGGCATGTTACAAGATGGGCGTGCAGTGGCTGTGAAGCAGCTGAAGACAACTGGCCGCAATAATCTTCGTGGGGTGGAGGAGTTTCTCACAGAAGTGGAGATGCTGAGTCGAGCTCAACATCGAAATGTGGTGATGTTGGTAGGGTTTTGTATTGAAGAGAATGTGAGAGTGTTGGTTTATGAATACATCTGCAATGGTTCGTTGGACTTCCATTTATACG GACAAGAAAAGGCACCACTGGACTGGCATGCAAGAGTTAAAATTGCAATGGGTGTGGCAAGAGGGTTGCGCTACCTTCACGAAGACTGCAGGGTGGGCTTTGTTGTTCACAGAGATATTCGCCCCAACAACATCCTCCTCACCCATGACTTGGACCCTCTG TTCGGGGACTTGAGCATCACAAGACGGCAAACTGAGTATTCTCCTTGTGTGGGCACTAATGTTCCCCAAACTTTTGG GCATCTTGCACCGGAGTACATTGAATATGGGATCGAGACGGAGAAAGCAGATGTCTACGCATTTGGAGTGGTTCTTTTGGAGCTAATTACAGGATGTAGAGCGATGGACTCAAGCAGGCCAAAGGGTCAGCAGTTCTTGGCACAGTGGGCTCGCCCACTGCTATCTCAGGCGGCAATGGACGGTCAGAGTTGCACAGTGATGGTTAACAGGTATCTAGACCCACGCCTTAATCAGGGTCAGGTTGGCTTGTTATCGCAGCCGCTTCGTGCTATGACTTGTGCCGCTTCTTTGTGTCTCCGTCGTGAACCTGAAACAAGACCATCAATGTCAAAG GTCTTGAGAGTGCTCGAGGGCAATGCTTTGGTTGATGCGCATGTCAGTGTGGATTCAATTGGCAGCAGAAGCGGACGTATAAGTGGTGATCATTTCCCTGGTGATGGCACCCGGATCCAGACGGGGGGCAGCATGTCTCTCAGGTTTCCCAATGAAGTTGTTTCTGGTGCTCTTTGTGCAGACCAGGCCTGGCCCCTATTCTCTTAA